The segment CGATCATGATGCGGACGGCATGCTCGGTGACGTGGCAGGTCGCGGTGCCCGGCTTGACGATCGCGGGAACGCCCGCGAGCAGCGTCGGCCCGAGCTTCTCGAGCATCCCCCAAACCGGGAAGTTGAAGGCGTTGATGTGGACCGCGACGCCCTGCAGCGAGGTATAGACGTGCTGGCCGACGAAGGTGCCGTTCTTGCCGATCGGCTCGAGGTCGCCATCGATCAGGACGACGTCGTCGGGCAATTCCCGCCGGCCGCGCGAGGACATGGTGAACAGCGTGCCGGCGCCGCCCTCGATGTCGATCCAGCTGTCGACGCGGGTCGCGCCGGTCGAGGCGGAGAGCGCGTAGAGCTCCTCCTTGCGGGCCATGATCGCCTGCGCCAGCGCCTTGAGCATGCGGGCGCGGGCGTGGAAGGTCATCGCGCGCAGCGCCGGGCCGCCGACATCGCGCGCGTGGCGCAGCATGCCCGCGAAATCGAGTCCCGCGCTGCCCGCCTGGGCGACCGGCGAGCCGTCGATCGCCGACAGCACCGGCAGCTTCTCGGTGGTGCTCGCCACCCACTGGTCGGCGGCATAGTTGTTGAGCGTCTTGGTCATGGCTTCCTCGATCTCGATCAGGAAAACGGGCGTCAGCGCCCGGTGAATTTGGGGGCCCGCTTCTCGGTGAAGGCGCTCACGCCCTCGCGATAATCGTCGCTATAGCCCAGCTCGCGCATCCACCGGCCCTCGATGGCGAGCTCCTCGTCGAGGGTCTTCATCATCGAGCCGCGGATCAGATGCTTGGTCGCGGCGAGGCCGCGCGTCGGGCCGCTGGCGAATTTGCGGGCGAGCTTCATGCTCTCCTCGGCCAGCGCCGCGTCGTCGACGCACTTCCAGATCAGCCCCCATTGCTCGGCCGTCTCGGCCGGCAGCGGATCGCCGGTCATGGCGAGGCCCAGCGCGCGCGCCTGGCCGATCAGGCGCGGCAGCACCCAGGTGCCGCCCGAGTCGGGGATCAGGCCGATATTGGCGAAGGACTGGATGAACTTGGCGCTGCGCGCGGCGAACACGATGTCGCAGGCGAAGGCGATGTTGGCGCCCGCCCCGGCCGCGACGCCGTTGACCGCACAGACCACCGGCTTGTCCATCGTCGCGAGGCGAGTG is part of the Rhizorhabdus wittichii RW1 genome and harbors:
- a CDS encoding phenylacetate degradation, enoyl-CoA hydratase paaB (TIGRFAM: phenylacetate degradation probable enoyl-CoA hydratase paaB~PFAM: Enoyl-CoA hydratase/isomerase); translation: MAYETIELAVEDGVARLTLNRPDRLNSFTVKMHEEVASALDTIEGDAAIRAMLLTGAGRGFCAGQDLGDRAVAPGGEAVDLGASVEKYYAPLVTRLATMDKPVVCAVNGVAAGAGANIAFACDIVFAARSAKFIQSFANIGLIPDSGGTWVLPRLIGQARALGLAMTGDPLPAETAEQWGLIWKCVDDAALAEESMKLARKFASGPTRGLAATKHLIRGSMMKTLDEELAIEGRWMRELGYSDDYREGVSAFTEKRAPKFTGR